Proteins found in one Fulvitalea axinellae genomic segment:
- a CDS encoding NAD(P)H-dependent glycerol-3-phosphate dehydrogenase, whose translation MGSKNISEMTAVGVIGAGSFGLAVANLLAENGEVLLYVRNKEIIPKINEDRYCNKQEISENIRATGDLKEVADNCRVIFPVVPSVNFRDMMRDLAPHLYPYHILIHGTKGLDFPYKDNMVYNRESVRTMSEIIREESCVVRVGCLAGPNLARELAEKQPAATVVASHFDEVIDAGQKHLRSDRFQVYGSSDLIGVELTGVLKNVLAIASGALSGLGYGENAKGLLISRGLVEMIYVGKVLGGNTEAFVGLAGVGDIVATCTSKLSRNFTVGYRLAQGESLEDIIESMDEVAEGVKTVKIVKRLSEHYGVRAPITEALYKVLYEGVTIQEVIRLLMKLPMNADIDFL comes from the coding sequence ATGGGCTCGAAAAATATATCTGAGATGACCGCCGTAGGCGTTATCGGAGCGGGTAGTTTCGGTTTGGCCGTGGCCAATCTGTTGGCTGAGAACGGAGAGGTTTTGCTATATGTCAGGAATAAGGAGATTATTCCGAAAATAAATGAGGACAGATACTGCAATAAACAGGAAATCAGCGAAAACATCCGTGCTACGGGTGACCTTAAGGAGGTCGCCGACAACTGTAGGGTGATTTTTCCGGTTGTTCCGTCTGTGAATTTTCGTGATATGATGCGGGACTTGGCTCCCCATCTTTATCCTTATCATATTTTGATTCATGGTACTAAGGGGCTTGATTTCCCTTACAAAGACAATATGGTCTATAATCGCGAGAGCGTTCGGACCATGAGCGAAATCATTCGTGAGGAAAGCTGTGTCGTAAGGGTAGGCTGTCTTGCCGGACCAAATTTGGCCCGTGAGCTTGCCGAGAAGCAACCCGCGGCGACAGTTGTGGCCAGTCATTTCGACGAAGTGATCGATGCGGGACAAAAGCATCTTAGAAGTGATCGCTTTCAAGTCTACGGCTCAAGCGATCTGATCGGAGTGGAGCTGACAGGCGTACTGAAAAATGTCTTAGCGATCGCCTCCGGGGCTTTGAGTGGCTTAGGTTACGGAGAAAACGCTAAGGGATTGCTTATTAGTCGGGGTTTGGTCGAGATGATTTATGTCGGTAAAGTGCTTGGCGGAAATACTGAAGCGTTTGTCGGCTTGGCGGGTGTTGGTGATATTGTGGCGACTTGCACAAGTAAGCTTAGCCGGAATTTTACCGTTGGTTACCGATTGGCGCAAGGCGAGTCTTTGGAAGATATTATCGAATCGATGGATGAAGTGGCGGAGGGAGTGAAAACGGTGAAAATCGTGAAACGTCTTTCCGAGCATTACGGCGTTCGGGCACCGATTACCGAAGCGCTTTATAAAGTTTTGTACGAAGGGGTAACGATTCAGGAAGTTATCCGATTGCTTATGAAATTACCGATGAATGCGGATATAGACTTTTTGTAG
- a CDS encoding S41 family peptidase, with amino-acid sequence MKEIKNYWLFVLFFIFISACSENDTNPEDEINQKELTEEQKENIAINNWTYEQMSLYYLWRDKLPAPEGLDATQTPSDLFDKLLYQGTEANSKKDADKWSWMTDDYEALKKQFEGISKSTGHSQVLSLVSEGSDQVIAIVTMVYPKSPAEKVGLKRGDIITKIDGKQINKSNYRELLGKDSYTASVSNMVNGQIVDSGKTVSLEAETDFVENPIFMSKVIEESGKKIGYLVYNSFIDSYNDDLDQVFGAFREQGVTDLILDLRYNPGGATSAAKHLSGLIGPASLAGKVFYKSQYNTELQKYLVETEGEDYLNVRFGSHGNGLGLNSVWVLTTSGSASASELVINGLRPYMTVTTVGSNTHGKYAGSVTFQNKETGRTNWALQPIILKLANADGVTDYWNGFSPIVAVEDDFFTELGDVNEGMLRAAINDITGGSNVPARKASSASIGKYFRFYNPALKPDQMGNQVELPELSL; translated from the coding sequence ATGAAAGAGATTAAGAATTACTGGTTATTTGTGTTGTTTTTCATTTTTATCTCGGCTTGTTCAGAGAATGACACTAACCCGGAAGATGAAATAAATCAGAAAGAGCTAACCGAAGAGCAAAAAGAAAATATTGCCATTAACAACTGGACTTACGAGCAAATGTCTTTGTACTACTTGTGGCGTGACAAATTGCCTGCTCCAGAAGGATTGGATGCTACACAAACCCCTTCAGATTTGTTCGATAAGTTATTATATCAAGGGACGGAGGCTAATAGTAAGAAGGATGCTGATAAGTGGTCATGGATGACGGATGATTATGAGGCGCTGAAAAAGCAATTTGAAGGAATAAGTAAGTCAACGGGACACTCGCAGGTATTGAGTTTGGTGTCGGAAGGAAGCGATCAAGTTATCGCTATTGTTACGATGGTTTACCCCAAGTCGCCTGCTGAAAAGGTAGGATTGAAGCGTGGGGATATTATTACAAAGATTGACGGAAAGCAGATCAATAAAAGTAATTACAGGGAGTTATTGGGTAAAGACAGCTACACTGCGTCAGTTTCAAATATGGTAAATGGGCAGATTGTAGATTCAGGCAAAACCGTAAGTTTGGAAGCGGAGACCGATTTTGTTGAAAACCCTATTTTCATGTCAAAGGTAATTGAGGAGTCGGGTAAGAAAATCGGTTATTTAGTTTACAATTCTTTTATTGATTCTTACAACGACGATCTTGACCAGGTATTTGGCGCTTTCCGGGAGCAGGGAGTGACAGATTTGATTCTAGATTTGCGTTATAATCCGGGAGGAGCAACTTCGGCGGCAAAACATTTATCGGGTCTTATCGGCCCAGCTTCTTTGGCCGGAAAGGTGTTTTATAAATCGCAGTATAATACGGAGTTGCAAAAATATTTGGTTGAGACAGAGGGCGAGGATTACCTCAATGTGCGTTTTGGTTCGCATGGAAATGGGCTGGGATTGAATTCCGTTTGGGTGCTAACTACTTCAGGTTCTGCGTCTGCTAGTGAGTTGGTTATCAATGGGCTGAGGCCTTATATGACAGTGACGACAGTCGGTAGTAATACCCATGGGAAGTATGCGGGATCAGTCACATTCCAAAACAAAGAAACGGGGAGAACGAATTGGGCATTGCAACCTATTATCCTTAAGTTGGCTAATGCGGACGGCGTAACTGATTATTGGAACGGCTTTTCTCCGATTGTTGCTGTGGAAGACGATTTTTTCACAGAACTAGGCGACGTAAACGAAGGGATGTTACGCGCGGCGATTAATGATATTACTGGCGGGTCAAACGTTCCGGCTAGAAAAGCATCTAGTGCATCGATAGGGAAATATTTCCGCTTTTATAATCCGGCGCTTAAGCCAGATCAGATGGGGAATCAGGTAGAGTTGCCTGAGCTTTCTTTGTGA
- a CDS encoding 6-phosphofructokinase, with protein sequence MMKRSVAILCGGGPAPGINTVISTITKFFVQQDYRVLGVQYGYKTIFTENPEFIELDFKFADLILNRGGSALPMSRYKPEDSEFDSRFFIDNNVELLVTIGGDDTASTANRISKYLLNNGLDVANIHVPKTIDNDLPLPEGIPTFGYQTALHEGVQIALTAYEDARTSHNWFVLSAMGREAGHLALGIGKAAHFPMIIVPEMFENSPVTLDKITRLVVSSMLKRTLLGINYGAAIVSEGVFHFLKDEEIANSGINFTYDDHGHPELFSVSKAHIFKTLVQKECDRIGLNINSRPVELGFELRCTHPIGYDLTMCTLLGLGVGELFKQGRTGCMVSVDIQGNIRPLYLRDVADKDGKVQPRLVNIQSEMVRNVFKHNMQYITEKDYEYAKELVPNPEHYDFKKILAE encoded by the coding sequence ATGATGAAACGAAGCGTAGCAATTTTGTGCGGGGGAGGCCCCGCACCGGGCATCAACACCGTAATAAGTACCATTACAAAATTCTTCGTCCAACAAGATTACAGAGTCTTGGGCGTACAATACGGCTACAAAACCATTTTCACTGAAAATCCCGAGTTCATCGAGCTCGATTTCAAGTTTGCTGACCTTATTCTAAACCGTGGCGGTTCGGCATTACCCATGAGCCGTTACAAACCGGAAGATTCGGAGTTCGACTCCAGGTTCTTCATCGACAACAACGTCGAACTTCTCGTAACCATTGGCGGCGACGATACCGCCTCCACCGCCAACAGGATAAGCAAATATTTGCTTAATAACGGCTTGGACGTGGCCAATATCCACGTACCTAAAACCATTGACAACGATCTTCCCCTACCGGAAGGAATCCCTACATTCGGTTACCAAACCGCTTTGCACGAAGGAGTGCAGATCGCATTGACGGCTTACGAAGACGCCAGAACCAGCCACAACTGGTTCGTCCTTTCGGCAATGGGACGCGAAGCCGGCCACTTAGCTCTCGGCATCGGAAAGGCGGCCCACTTCCCGATGATTATCGTTCCGGAGATGTTCGAAAATTCCCCGGTTACTCTGGACAAGATCACTAGGCTTGTCGTCTCGTCGATGTTGAAAAGAACACTTTTGGGCATTAACTACGGCGCAGCAATTGTCAGCGAAGGCGTATTTCATTTCCTGAAAGACGAAGAAATCGCAAACAGTGGCATTAACTTCACTTACGACGATCACGGACACCCAGAGCTTTTCAGCGTAAGTAAAGCCCATATTTTCAAAACGCTCGTACAAAAAGAGTGCGACCGAATTGGCCTGAATATTAACAGCCGTCCTGTTGAACTCGGCTTTGAGCTTCGTTGTACACACCCAATCGGTTATGACTTAACGATGTGTACCCTATTGGGTCTTGGCGTTGGCGAACTCTTCAAACAAGGACGTACAGGGTGCATGGTATCTGTGGATATTCAAGGCAATATCAGACCTCTTTACCTAAGAGACGTAGCTGACAAAGACGGAAAAGTTCAACCTCGCCTTGTCAACATCCAAAGCGAGATGGTACGCAACGTATTCAAACACAATATGCAGTACATCACGGAAAAAGACTACGAGTACGCAAAAGAACTGGTACCAAACCCAGAGCATTACGACTTTAAGAAAATTCTTGCGGAATAA
- a CDS encoding M1 family aminopeptidase — protein sequence MRLFIFTLLLILSILSQEAFCSDKKADFPELGVSLQLAKARKARIKDINYALGLHIPKDRKQKISGLAKISLNLSDVQEPLALDFRGDSVLSVSTSAGRLPVIHVNGHIIIPKKALKTGANTINVDFIAADHSLNRDDDKMYTLFVPDRASTAFPCFDQPDLKATYELTLTIPQEWKALANGPLLSESIGSKERTLTYGKTQPISTYLFAFTAGDYQVERRKFGKRNVSLLHMEKDSLKIKESLDPVFEYLEESLYWMEELTGVPYPFSHFDCAAIPAFQFGGMEHPGATFFRQEKLFLDDQATPSAKLYRAKLIAHEVTHMWFGNLVTIKWFNEVWLKEVFANFLADKIVNPKFPDINHDVKFVLSHYPSAYSVDRSEGSHPVQQELDNLLKAGSIYGSIIYHKAPAIMRMAEQLVGEEKFKNALREYVQLHKFGNATWHDLLSILDKHTEQDLSIWSDVWVEKPGMPEYTVKTEYFGEEVSNLEIYQKGNIAKNQPLTWLIGTADEDVTINTSFQSGSSHTIDKAKGLNANFILPNSDAFAYGHFVMDKNSRVYLRKNLRNLKTETARTAVWLNLYEDMLDNRLSGLKFLQAVRDNLGFETNPLIIDKVLGFSSTAFWHFLDNQQRINVSKKQETWLWKNAEMAEEPGVKSAYLKTWSSCLYSDQGLKKALALLNGSSGLAGYKLRYDDYSRLTYSLAVHGKFSDKLLETILEKAPSPHEKSKWKHLAPALSADTASRDAFFMGLAQQQNRTKTVWTLKALALLNHPLRQEHAIKYITPGLELLKETQRTGDLFFPGNWLGALFSGHSSAQATALVREFLDTRPDYPEDLKKKILQNADILFRSSATELTR from the coding sequence ATGCGTCTCTTCATTTTTACGCTTCTCCTTATATTATCTATTTTGTCACAAGAAGCCTTTTGCTCTGACAAAAAAGCGGATTTCCCCGAACTCGGTGTTTCGCTACAACTTGCGAAAGCAAGAAAAGCACGGATCAAAGACATCAATTACGCTTTAGGACTCCATATCCCTAAAGACCGGAAACAAAAAATCTCTGGCCTTGCGAAAATCTCCCTTAACCTATCGGACGTTCAGGAACCTTTAGCCCTTGACTTCCGTGGAGATTCCGTTTTATCCGTCAGCACTTCCGCAGGCAGACTTCCCGTCATTCACGTTAACGGGCATATCATTATCCCGAAAAAGGCCTTAAAAACCGGAGCGAACACTATAAATGTGGACTTTATCGCCGCGGACCACTCATTGAACAGGGACGATGATAAAATGTATACGCTCTTTGTTCCCGATCGGGCCTCCACGGCGTTCCCGTGCTTTGACCAACCAGACTTAAAAGCCACTTACGAGCTTACGCTTACTATCCCGCAGGAATGGAAAGCCTTGGCAAACGGTCCTTTACTGTCAGAATCCATCGGATCTAAGGAAAGGACACTTACTTACGGAAAAACGCAGCCGATAAGCACATATCTTTTCGCTTTTACCGCAGGCGACTATCAGGTGGAGCGTAGAAAATTCGGAAAAAGAAACGTCAGTCTGCTCCATATGGAGAAAGACAGCCTGAAAATAAAGGAAAGCTTAGATCCGGTTTTCGAATACTTGGAAGAATCTCTTTACTGGATGGAGGAGCTAACCGGTGTCCCCTACCCTTTCAGCCACTTCGATTGCGCGGCGATTCCCGCATTCCAATTCGGCGGGATGGAACATCCGGGCGCTACATTCTTCAGACAAGAAAAGCTTTTCCTCGACGATCAAGCCACACCTAGCGCAAAACTCTACAGGGCAAAACTGATTGCGCACGAAGTGACGCATATGTGGTTCGGGAATCTGGTAACGATAAAATGGTTCAACGAAGTTTGGCTCAAGGAAGTCTTCGCAAACTTTTTGGCCGACAAAATCGTGAACCCGAAATTCCCGGACATTAACCATGACGTGAAATTCGTCCTTTCGCATTATCCTAGCGCTTACTCGGTTGACCGCTCGGAAGGAAGCCACCCCGTTCAACAGGAACTGGACAATCTACTCAAGGCCGGCTCCATCTACGGAAGCATTATTTACCACAAAGCACCAGCCATTATGCGCATGGCGGAGCAATTAGTCGGCGAAGAAAAATTCAAGAACGCGCTTAGGGAGTATGTTCAGCTACACAAATTCGGCAACGCCACTTGGCATGATCTTCTTTCCATTCTGGACAAACACACAGAACAGGACCTAAGCATATGGAGCGATGTGTGGGTAGAGAAACCGGGAATGCCGGAATACACCGTTAAGACGGAGTACTTTGGCGAGGAGGTTTCGAACCTTGAGATCTATCAAAAAGGAAACATAGCGAAAAACCAGCCCCTGACTTGGCTAATCGGCACTGCCGACGAGGACGTGACGATCAACACTTCATTCCAATCCGGCAGTAGCCATACAATAGACAAAGCCAAGGGTTTGAATGCAAACTTTATTCTTCCTAACTCAGACGCATTCGCTTACGGGCATTTTGTGATGGACAAAAACTCCCGTGTATACCTTAGGAAAAACCTGCGAAACCTAAAAACCGAGACTGCGAGAACCGCCGTTTGGCTAAACCTCTATGAGGATATGCTCGACAACAGGCTTTCCGGCCTGAAATTTCTACAAGCCGTCCGTGATAATTTGGGCTTCGAAACCAACCCGCTTATTATCGACAAAGTATTGGGGTTCTCTTCCACCGCTTTCTGGCATTTTCTCGATAATCAACAACGGATCAATGTCTCAAAGAAACAAGAAACTTGGCTTTGGAAGAACGCCGAGATGGCGGAAGAGCCTGGCGTAAAAAGCGCATATCTCAAAACTTGGAGTTCTTGCCTTTATTCAGACCAAGGCCTGAAAAAAGCGCTAGCGCTCCTGAACGGTTCATCGGGACTAGCTGGCTACAAACTCAGATATGATGATTACTCCCGTCTAACATACAGTTTGGCTGTTCACGGCAAGTTCTCTGACAAACTTCTCGAAACGATTTTGGAGAAGGCCCCTAGTCCGCACGAAAAATCAAAATGGAAGCACTTAGCTCCCGCCCTGTCAGCAGACACGGCCTCCCGCGACGCGTTTTTTATGGGCCTTGCCCAACAACAAAACCGCACGAAAACCGTATGGACACTCAAAGCGTTGGCATTGCTTAATCACCCTTTAAGACAAGAGCACGCTATCAAATACATAACTCCAGGTCTGGAATTGTTAAAGGAAACACAGCGAACAGGCGATCTTTTCTTTCCCGGCAATTGGCTCGGCGCCCTCTTTAGTGGCCATAGTTCCGCTCAGGCAACCGCCCTAGTCCGAGAATTCCTAGATACCAGGCCCGATTATCCGGAAGACCTCAAGAAAAAGATTCTTCAGAACGCAGACATTCTGTTTCGGTCATCCGCAACTGAATTAACCCGATAA